One region of Bdellovibrio bacteriovorus genomic DNA includes:
- a CDS encoding superoxide dismutase family protein produces the protein MIFFLFILGLTGGVKAQESKGPAGKPAHNKPMPPVSVILKDAQGKQVGDVNFTQEADGVKTVVNLTGMPDGTYAFHVHEKGSCLPPEFKSAGDHFNPDKKKHGEVKGGPHAGDFKNVEVKSGRGHLEEINKHISLLSGPNSLLRAEGTSVVVHERGDDYKSQPAGASGKRIACGVVKTPDRAN, from the coding sequence ATGATCTTTTTTCTCTTCATACTTGGACTAACAGGCGGAGTAAAAGCACAGGAATCCAAAGGTCCTGCTGGAAAACCTGCACATAACAAACCAATGCCTCCCGTATCGGTGATTTTAAAAGACGCTCAAGGAAAACAAGTGGGCGATGTGAACTTCACTCAAGAAGCCGACGGTGTAAAGACCGTGGTGAATCTAACGGGTATGCCAGATGGCACCTATGCGTTTCACGTTCATGAAAAAGGCAGTTGCTTACCACCGGAATTTAAATCTGCCGGTGATCACTTTAATCCCGATAAGAAAAAACACGGTGAAGTCAAAGGAGGGCCACATGCCGGCGACTTTAAAAACGTCGAAGTGAAAAGCGGGCGTGGCCATTTAGAAGAGATCAATAAACACATCTCTCTATTATCGGGACCGAACTCACTTCTGAGAGCAGAAGGAACTTCCGTCGTCGTGCATGAAAGAGGTGACGACTATAAAAGCCAACCGGCCGGAGCCTCGGGAAAACGAATCGCTTGCGGTGTCGTAAAAACCCCCGACCGCGCAAATTAG
- a CDS encoding D-alanyl-D-alanine carboxypeptidase, with product MAQASLLKNIAASIIVSTAVASTASAFSYKMNAMCFMKDSTSKAEAFNPTAQEIKDSGSSFVRSTPTNVTETDIKTKFRVASLSKILVTHWATATLGPEYRFKTRLYITPTNPDKTCYVHLAGDGDIFMGKEMLSTVFKQLKPILTGRGCTSISQLSYDEKFVVPMGPGSAYIVQHRDDGTYRGADPDLFYGPLTTQKALTHFVRNYSQIRVKTIKPSISSEFKKYAEEVKVTGYSFQSRPLYMMMREFNAYSSNVPPNILFERLGGVNGYKAFIKNRLGMDESTVVMMNGSGYPVMINDQKIYNEVTCESIVRIIQDLDHMLKAYKGSKAFQLADVMAVGGDGEHYSTFKSLYGSDTFDNTLTGKTGSADKAITFGGALSTTDGNLYFAVLTEPDIYDQRNLNKPRTYIRDLVSILAERVRLKKFDYTQVGLMNPIDSASTLVAESNNLSLKMK from the coding sequence ATGGCTCAGGCTTCTCTACTAAAAAATATTGCTGCTAGCATTATCGTTTCTACCGCCGTTGCAAGTACCGCATCTGCGTTCTCTTATAAAATGAATGCCATGTGCTTCATGAAAGATTCGACAAGTAAAGCCGAAGCTTTCAACCCCACCGCACAAGAAATTAAAGACAGTGGCAGCAGCTTCGTGCGATCGACTCCCACCAACGTGACAGAAACCGATATCAAAACGAAGTTCCGTGTTGCTTCACTTTCTAAAATTTTAGTTACTCACTGGGCGACGGCGACCCTGGGTCCTGAATACCGTTTTAAAACGCGTCTTTATATTACGCCGACAAATCCAGATAAAACTTGTTATGTTCACTTAGCAGGTGACGGCGATATCTTCATGGGTAAAGAGATGCTGTCGACGGTGTTTAAGCAGTTGAAACCTATTCTTACGGGTCGTGGCTGTACTTCTATCAGTCAGCTTTCTTATGACGAAAAATTCGTCGTTCCCATGGGGCCTGGCAGCGCTTATATCGTTCAACATCGCGACGATGGCACGTACCGTGGTGCGGATCCGGATTTGTTCTATGGTCCATTGACGACGCAAAAAGCACTGACTCATTTCGTAAGAAACTACAGTCAGATTCGTGTTAAAACTATCAAGCCTTCGATCTCTTCTGAGTTTAAAAAGTACGCGGAAGAAGTGAAAGTCACAGGCTATTCATTCCAATCACGTCCTCTTTATATGATGATGCGTGAATTCAATGCTTACTCTTCCAACGTTCCACCGAATATTTTGTTTGAGCGTTTGGGCGGTGTGAACGGTTATAAAGCCTTCATCAAAAATCGTTTGGGTATGGATGAAAGCACGGTTGTGATGATGAATGGTTCTGGTTACCCGGTTATGATTAACGATCAAAAAATTTATAACGAAGTAACATGTGAATCTATCGTACGCATCATCCAAGACTTGGATCATATGCTTAAAGCATATAAAGGCTCTAAAGCATTCCAACTGGCGGATGTGATGGCAGTGGGTGGAGACGGTGAACACTACTCGACATTTAAATCTTTGTACGGTTCAGACACTTTCGACAACACGCTGACGGGTAAAACAGGTTCTGCGGATAAAGCTATCACTTTCGGTGGAGCGCTTTCGACGACTGATGGAAACTTGTACTTTGCGGTACTAACAGAGCCAGATATCTATGACCAAAGAAACCTAAACAAGCCACGTACCTACATCCGTGACCTTGTCTCTATCCTGGCAGAGCGTGTACGATTGAAGAAGTTTGATTACACTCAAGTGGGCTTGATGAATCCAATCGATTCAGCATCCACGCTGGTAGCGGAATCAAACAATCTTTCCTTGAAGATGAAATAA
- a CDS encoding DEAD/DEAH box helicase — protein MKFSELNLDSQLYSAIHSMNYEDCTPVQSQAIPVILEGKDVAGLAQTGTGKTAAFVIPLMERILRARPAAGDVTEEQKAVIEKRAFKDWKPQNFVLVLVPTRELAEQVQDNILKLGEHSGLKGFAIYGGTGYDKQKDALKNGVEFIVATPGRLIDLYKEHLLDLKQVRAIVFDEADRMFDMGFKDDMKYILQRVPRERQFLVFSATLNFDVLNTAYQFGSEPVEINISRDQAKAENVKDQIFHVGSDEKPQHLLSLLKVNNPKQAIIFTNFKLSVEKIAKFLVDNGVPAMAISSLLTQAQRNRVIEQFKAENNMNILVATDVAARGLDIKGVDLVINYELPMDSESYVHRIGRTGRAGTTGHAYSLVGDKDIESLARIEEYLKHKIEVGYLENDQLIQEFKPMPRHHEGHYPKSLDRARGPRGERGERQGGGERRSGGGPNRPRRDGEQRRHDKGPRPERGERDQHKSAQGGQNRGPRPEHKKHDGPRKPQHGKRPEHKKHEHRKGPHQHHQGKKTPAVVAQKSLGQKISGFFKRLFS, from the coding sequence GCAAAGACGTTGCTGGTCTTGCTCAAACAGGTACAGGTAAAACGGCCGCTTTTGTTATTCCTCTTATGGAGCGCATTTTAAGAGCGCGCCCGGCTGCAGGTGATGTCACAGAAGAACAAAAAGCTGTGATCGAAAAGCGCGCTTTCAAAGACTGGAAACCTCAGAACTTCGTTTTAGTTTTGGTACCGACACGCGAGTTGGCTGAACAGGTTCAGGATAATATCCTAAAACTGGGCGAGCACTCAGGCCTTAAGGGCTTTGCGATTTACGGTGGGACGGGTTACGATAAGCAAAAAGATGCTTTGAAAAACGGTGTCGAATTTATCGTCGCAACGCCAGGTCGCTTGATCGATCTTTACAAAGAACACTTGCTGGACTTGAAACAAGTTCGCGCGATCGTGTTCGATGAAGCTGATCGTATGTTCGACATGGGTTTTAAAGACGACATGAAGTACATTTTGCAACGTGTGCCTCGTGAGCGTCAGTTCCTGGTCTTCAGTGCGACTTTGAACTTTGATGTTTTAAACACGGCTTACCAGTTCGGTTCAGAGCCTGTTGAAATCAACATCAGCCGTGATCAAGCTAAAGCTGAAAACGTGAAAGATCAGATCTTCCATGTGGGCAGTGATGAAAAACCTCAGCATCTTTTATCTTTGTTAAAAGTGAACAATCCAAAACAAGCGATCATCTTCACGAACTTTAAGTTGAGTGTAGAAAAGATTGCGAAGTTCTTGGTGGATAATGGTGTTCCTGCGATGGCGATTTCAAGCCTTCTGACTCAAGCGCAGCGCAACCGCGTGATTGAGCAGTTTAAAGCAGAAAACAACATGAATATCCTGGTGGCTACTGACGTGGCGGCTCGTGGTTTGGATATCAAAGGTGTCGACCTTGTGATCAACTACGAACTTCCGATGGACAGTGAATCTTACGTTCATCGTATCGGCCGTACGGGCCGTGCGGGAACAACAGGTCATGCATATTCTTTGGTGGGTGATAAAGACATCGAGTCTTTGGCGCGTATTGAAGAATATTTGAAGCACAAAATCGAGGTTGGATATCTTGAAAATGATCAATTGATTCAAGAGTTCAAGCCGATGCCAAGACATCATGAAGGTCACTATCCAAAATCTTTGGATCGAGCTCGTGGACCTCGCGGAGAGCGTGGCGAAAGACAAGGCGGCGGAGAACGTCGCAGCGGTGGCGGACCGAATCGTCCACGCCGTGATGGTGAACAACGCCGTCATGACAAAGGACCTCGTCCTGAGCGTGGTGAACGTGATCAACACAAGTCAGCTCAAGGCGGCCAAAACCGCGGACCTCGTCCTGAACATAAAAAACACGACGGACCACGCAAGCCACAACATGGTAAGCGTCCAGAGCACAAAAAGCATGAGCACCGCAAAGGTCCTCATCAGCACCACCAAGGCAAGAAAACACCAGCCGTGGTTGCACAAAAATCCTTGGGACAAAAGATCTCGGGATTCTTCAAACGACTTTTCTCATAA
- a CDS encoding ankyrin repeat domain-containing protein, with the protein MNLFRLILIACVVFAGSMSPAAGSKKLVDDKAFELAYAGKTKELQKSLDAGVNINKPNEKGETLLMTAAASGQVEVVKFLLSKKADVTIKDKDQKTALYYALTNEQPEVSKALIEANAPLNDLNELGDNALTLASSLNDHATMKVLLAKDATLVNKGNSEGKTPLMEAARHGNAETIKILLDAGADKKAKNSSGKTALDIATKAQNQKAVTLLSAKK; encoded by the coding sequence ATGAACCTTTTTAGATTGATCTTAATTGCATGTGTGGTTTTCGCGGGCTCGATGAGCCCTGCTGCTGGCAGCAAAAAACTTGTCGACGACAAAGCTTTTGAACTGGCTTACGCAGGAAAGACCAAAGAGCTTCAAAAGTCTTTGGATGCGGGAGTTAACATCAATAAGCCCAATGAAAAAGGCGAAACTCTTCTAATGACGGCAGCGGCTAGCGGCCAAGTCGAGGTTGTAAAATTCCTTCTTTCTAAAAAAGCCGACGTCACGATCAAAGATAAAGATCAAAAGACGGCTTTGTACTATGCTCTTACCAACGAACAGCCTGAAGTTTCAAAAGCCTTGATTGAGGCTAACGCGCCTTTGAATGATTTGAATGAACTTGGCGACAACGCCCTGACTCTCGCTTCATCATTGAACGACCACGCCACAATGAAAGTGCTTTTAGCTAAAGATGCCACTTTAGTGAATAAAGGAAACTCCGAAGGCAAAACTCCTTTGATGGAAGCAGCCCGCCACGGAAACGCCGAAACGATCAAGATTTTGTTAGACGCCGGTGCTGATAAAAAAGCCAAGAATTCATCTGGTAAAACAGCTTTAGATATCGCGACAAAAGCGCAAAACCAAAAAGCCGTCACTCTTCTTTCCGCAAAAAAATAG
- a CDS encoding RHS repeat-associated core domain-containing protein — protein sequence MSEFGKYLRRRNGKPVQGFICQTQYQIAAETDGAGNIIRRFVYGSKINIPDYVVTGGKEYRVISNQVGTPKAIVESSTGKIVETLSYDEFGVSLDGKRSSYLPFGFAGGLSDSDTSLLRFGARDYDPETGRWTSKDPILFRGGDTNLCGYVLQDPVNFIDPEGTTWRDVNVRNLFSGGLLFTFGAAAVVTAPASPLGAIGAVIGGTAALAGVSMIIDEYNNFKKDAGDYTKNQNPYSPIVLPSTNAIKCP from the coding sequence TTGTCTGAGTTTGGAAAGTACCTGAGAAGAAGAAACGGCAAACCAGTTCAAGGATTCATCTGCCAAACTCAATATCAAATCGCCGCAGAAACAGACGGCGCCGGAAATATCATCCGCCGTTTCGTTTATGGATCAAAAATAAATATTCCCGATTACGTCGTCACTGGTGGGAAAGAATATCGAGTTATTTCCAACCAAGTAGGAACACCCAAAGCAATCGTGGAGTCTTCAACGGGAAAAATTGTTGAGACATTAAGCTACGATGAGTTTGGCGTGTCCCTTGATGGTAAACGCAGCTCATACCTTCCGTTTGGTTTTGCTGGAGGGCTTAGCGATAGCGACACTAGTTTATTGCGTTTCGGCGCTCGTGATTATGATCCGGAGACTGGTAGATGGACTTCTAAAGATCCAATACTGTTTAGAGGTGGCGATACGAATCTCTGTGGATACGTTTTGCAAGATCCGGTAAATTTCATTGATCCAGAGGGAACAACTTGGAGGGATGTGAACGTTAGAAATCTTTTTAGCGGCGGTCTATTGTTTACTTTTGGTGCAGCTGCAGTCGTTACTGCTCCTGCAAGCCCGCTTGGGGCAATCGGTGCGGTAATCGGTGGTACTGCGGCGCTTGCCGGTGTTAGCATGATTATTGATGAGTACAATAACTTTAAAAAGGATGCTGGCGATTACACAAAGAATCAAAATCCGTACTCGCCAATTGTTCTTCCTAGTACAAACGCGATAAAATGCCCTTAA
- a CDS encoding BON domain-containing protein: MSRLGQKSRRRQPDQLAEDEAKDSPRVEEQESQPGDFNPKSTFSAIYESSQTPRRSYTGRGPKNYKRSDERIREEVCEMLTRDQYVDAYNIDVDVVDGEVILRGTVPDRHMKYLAEDSVEKVFGVKDISNRLHVDRHEDLIRRHGRH; encoded by the coding sequence ATGAGTCGCCTAGGGCAAAAATCCCGTCGCCGTCAGCCCGATCAATTGGCTGAAGATGAAGCCAAAGATTCTCCTCGTGTTGAAGAACAAGAAAGTCAGCCCGGTGATTTCAATCCGAAATCCACGTTCAGCGCGATCTATGAGAGTTCACAAACTCCCCGTCGTTCTTACACGGGCCGAGGTCCTAAAAACTACAAACGCAGTGACGAACGCATTCGCGAAGAGGTCTGCGAAATGCTGACACGCGATCAATACGTCGATGCTTACAACATTGATGTCGATGTCGTCGATGGCGAAGTCATCCTTCGCGGCACCGTCCCTGACCGTCACATGAAGTATCTTGCCGAAGATTCTGTAGAAAAAGTATTTGGAGTGAAGGACATCTCAAACCGCCTGCACGTCGATCGTCACGAAGACCTGATCCGCCGTCACGGGCGCCACTAA